One Actinomycetospora corticicola genomic window, GCGGCACCGGAGCTCGCGGGGACGACCGTCGTCCACGTCGTCCCGGGCCGGATGCGCTACCACGTGCAGGGCTGCCAGGTGATCGACGGCCAGCAGGTCGAGGACCTCACCGTCGACGACGCCCGCGACGAGGGCTTCACGGCCTGCAGCCGCTGCGCGGCGCGCGGACGGTCGCACGCCACGGCATGACCCCGGCGCGTCGACGGCCGAACCGGGACGGGGCGGTGCGGCTCACGACCGCGCCGGCGATCCAGGTCGACGGCATCAGCAAGTCCTTCGAGGGCGACCGCGTCCTCGAGGACATCTCGCTCGACGTCGCCCCGGGTCGGACCCTGGTGGTGATGGGGCCGTCGGGGGTCGGGAAGACGACCCTCACGCGGATCCTGCTGGGCCTGGAGACGGCCGACGACGGGTCCGGTGACGTGACGATCGGCGGCCATGTCGTCGGCGACCTCGACCCGGCGCGACTCCGGGAGTTCCGTCAGGGCTTCGGAGTCCTCCTCGGCGGCACGTCGGTCTACGAGGGCTCGGTCTTCGCCTCCATGAGCGCGTGGGCGAACGTCCGCTATCCCCTCGAGGCCCGCGGCTACGACGCGGCCACGGTCGAGGCGCGGGGGTGGAACCGGATGGTCGAGTTCGACCTCGTCGACGTGGCCCACCATCTCCCGGACGCACTGTCCTCGGGCACGCGACGGCGGCTCGCGCTCGCGAAGTCGTTCGTCGACGACCCGCACCTGCTGGTCCTCGACGATCCCGGTGCGGCGATGGACCGCACCAACCGCACGACCCTCGTCGAGTCGATCCGCCGGGCCCGGGCGCACACCGACGCGACCATGGTCCTGACGTGCCACGACATCGAGATGGCTCGCGCCCTGGGAGACGACCTCGTCGTCATCCTCGCCGGCCGCATCGTCGAGACCGGGCCC contains:
- a CDS encoding ATP-binding cassette domain-containing protein; translated protein: MRLTTAPAIQVDGISKSFEGDRVLEDISLDVAPGRTLVVMGPSGVGKTTLTRILLGLETADDGSGDVTIGGHVVGDLDPARLREFRQGFGVLLGGTSVYEGSVFASMSAWANVRYPLEARGYDAATVEARGWNRMVEFDLVDVAHHLPDALSSGTRRRLALAKSFVDDPHLLVLDDPGAAMDRTNRTTLVESIRRARAHTDATMVLTCHDIEMARALGDDLVVILAGRIVETGPVAELLDGVVDAETWDRRFGFSTSFAETDDRSRSTYARVEDARREVTSWHWAVYLVLLLMGLATLIAILSGVIDNVVTF